The sequence below is a genomic window from Brettanomyces bruxellensis chromosome 9, complete sequence.
TATAATTATCACAGTAGATATATAGTAAGTTCTCGTAGTAGGATAATAGGACATTGGTAAGATGTGTCAGGATAACATATGGATAATGTTCATAGTACTGATTATCACTGTTTCAATAGATTCCTGGTCCGAGTTGTTCCGCGCGTAATGAATCATAGTAAGTGTGATGGAATTTGCTCATGTACAggcgcgtcgatcgaccgAGAAATAGTGGGGTATGCGAAATAGTGGCAGTGCTTAGGCATGAATTAAGAGTtatgaaatattcaaatttaCCAAGCGTTTAGAGCAAATGCTTAGAATGGTGTGGAACACACCCATAGAGGATTATACTTGATAGATCAGTTTGAGATATGCTTCATGCATTCTTTCGGTATTGCATTTAAATAGCATTAAAATACCAATTATGGGAATTCCAGCATCAGGAAGTGGCGCacagaaaaaacaaaaaaaatcaaaaaattaagagGATTTGGCTGGATACGGTGGCGCGAACTCAGCCAGAAAAACAGAATACGGAATCTGGAGCCACGACTTTCTGGGGGACACCAAAttattattgattattGACTTTTCTAGCGATTCtaaatcattttcatttttttactttatttcaatttttttttcttacatGCTCCAGGCATTTTTCAGAGGCGTGGACTCAACTTCGCACCGGTATCTTCTTTATGGATCGAACGGTTTTTAGCAATTTGCGAGCGGTTGCATATTTACGGCGGCATATATCACATCAGGAGGCCTAGTGCCAATAGACAGGGCTTatagaaaggaaaagtatagAAAAAAGCGTAAAGTGAGCTAGCTTACTGTGAGCTTTTGGCATAAATTTAGGATAAGATAGAAAAAGACCACAGAGATCAAGAATATACACCATAGACCCATGGCAAGTGCAAGATTTCTAGTTTGCAGGAGTGCCGTAATGGCAGGTGCATCCAGGCCGTTGCTAGCAGGGGCTTCAAGGGCAATGGCCCGGGTTGTTGCCCGGCAGCATTGGCAAAAACAGGACATTTACCGGGGAATGGCATCTTCAGCCGGCGGGAGGTCAAACGGGGTGAACAGCTCGTTGGCAGAGCAGGAGCAGCGGGCAAACAACGAACTGGCAAACGCCCGGACGCAGGCAGGGTTCTACAGATCGCTTCTGCGGGCAAATTATCCACATATTGTGGTTTCGAGATACGAGACACCTGGAATAGCCACCAACAACGAGTGTGCAAGGATGTACGTGGAGGCGTTGGTAAAGACGGGCGACCGCCGCAAGGCCGAGGGGGTTGCACGGACGTACGGGATAGATGTGGGAGGACTTGGAGTTGGAGTAGGTGGTGGAGTAGGCGGTGCAGGGATGCGTGATGGTGGAGTAAGTGGTGCAGGGATGCACAATAGTGGAGAAATTAGCGGTGCGGGGATACGCGGTGCAGGAATATTTGGATCGCGGGAGGAGCCGCTTCACGTGGTTGTGACAGAAAGCCCCTGGATGGTTTTTTCGCGGTGGGTGAAGTGGCTTGTGCCCGTGGGATTGTTAACGTATGGCGCATACGTGGGATTCAATTTCCTCGTGGACAACGGGTCAATAATCAAGAATTCGTCCGTGGAGGACAAGGCGGTGGAGGTGACGGAGTCAGATGTTCGTTTTTCTGACTGCTGCGGGGTTGACGAGGCGAAGGCGGAGTTGCAGGAGGTggttgaatttttgaaggACCCGGGCAAGTTCACGTCGTTGGGGGCCCAGTTGCCTAAAGGAGTACTTTTGAGCGGTCCACCGGGCACGGGTAAGACGTTGCTCGCGCGGGCGACGGCTGGTGAAGCCGGGGTgccctttttctttatgtCGGGGTCCGAGTTTGACGAGTTGTACGTGGGTGTTGGCGCCAAGCGCGTGCGGGAGCTTTTCGCGAAGGCGCGGGCGCGTGCGCCGGCCATAATTTTCATCGACGAGTTGGACGCTATCGGCGGAAAGCGGAAGGCGCGCGACCAGGCGTACGCAAAGCAGACTTTGAACCAGCTTTTGGTGGAGTTGGACGGATTCTCGCAGACCCAGGGCATCGTCGTTATCGGCGCGACGAACTTCCCGGAGTCCTTGGACCGTGCGCTCACGCGGCCGGGCCGGTTTGACAAAATAGTGACGGTGGACCTCCCGGACGTGCGCGGGCGCACTGCGATCTTGCGGCACCACCTGCGCAACATTGCGTGCGCGGGCGACGTGGACGCGTCGGTGATTGCGCGGGGCACGACCGGGCTCTCGGGCGCAGGGTTGAAGAACTTGGTGAACACGGCGGCGTTGTACGCGTCGCAGGAGAATGCGGCTAGCGTGCGCATGGCGCACCTGGAGTGGGCAAAGGACAAAGTGCTCATGGGCGGCGAGCGCAAGAGCATGGTGATGACAGAGGAGACCCGGCGCAACACGGCGTACCACGAGGCGGGCCACGCGATTGTGGCGCTGTACACGGAGGGCGCGACACCGCTCTATAAGGCAACGATTTTGCCCCGGGGCCGCGCGCTCGGCGTCACGTTCCAGCTCCCGGAGATGGACAAACTCGACATCACGCGCCGCGAGTGCCTTGCGCGGCTTGACGTGTGCATGGGCGGCAAAATCGCAGAGGAGATGCTCTACGGCGCCGCAAACGTGACCTCCGGCTGCAGCTCGGATTTGGCGTCGGCGACGGCCACCGCAAGGGCAATGGTCACGTCATACGGGATGTGCGAAGCCGTTGGTCCGGTCCGGCTCTCGGACAAATGGGAGTCGTGGTCCCCCAAGCTCCGCGACTTGGCCGACCAGGAGACCCGCAAGTTGCTTGTTGATGCCGAACAGAGGACTCGCAAGCTGCTGCATGACCGCCGGGTCGAGCTCAAGCGGCTCGCCGAGGGACTTTTGCAGTACGAGACTTTGACGCGTGACGAGATCGCCGCACTTGTTGCCGGACGGCCTATTTCCAAGGTCAAAACCACCTCAAACACTGTTATCAAGTCCCGGGGCACCCGGCCGGAGTACGATGTTGTGTCGGGGGCAAAGAGCTTAGGCGTGGCAGCTGCGTCCCGGTCTTAACCAGCATGTATATACTGAATGCAGAATAGTAAACGTGAATACGAATAGTGTAGATAAGGTGTGCTAGAGATAATTTAAGCGTGTATATATGCTAAGAAAAGAGCTTAGCTAAGTTGTAGATACTGGAGATATAAAGTGCAAAGAGCTTAGCTAAGCATGTATATGCTAAGTGTGCAAAGAGATTAGTTAAGCTGTAGATAGCGGAGATATTAAGTATGCAAAGAAGTTATCCAAGCGTGTATATATGCTAAGGAGGCGAAGGAAATTATCTAAGTTGTGGATACTGAAGATGGTAAGTATGTAAAGGAAATTATCTAGTTATGTGGATATTGGAGATGTTAAGTGGGCAGCAGGGATTATCCAGGTATGCATATACTAAAGTGTTATGTTAGGaatgcagaagaaaaatagtGAATGTGAAGATTGTGGAGCTAATATAGTGAAAGGATATGCTAGATATGCAGAATAGCAAATGTAAATATTACTGTGCTAGTATGGTGAAAGAGATATGTTAGATATGCAGAATAGTGAATAATATTGCAGAGCTAGCATGGTAAACGAGTTATGCTAGGTatgcaaagaaaatcagTATATTAAGATTTCCGAACTGGTATAGCGAAAGAGTTACATTAATGCTACGATTAGTAGTTATGCAAAGAATACAAATACAATTCTCAACATGATTGACACTGCTAATGCAAAAGAGTTACTTTAATATTGTACACGTACATTATTGGTATGCATATCATAAAGCAGCTTTATGCCAATTATATCCATTATAAAAAGATTACCTGAGCATGCATATACTCAAGATCTCTGTTAATGCCATATATGCTAAAAAGGTGTTTTGAGCATGCATATACTGAAAAGCTTTCTGTTGATAATCCTGCAACCACTAAAAAGAATTCTAAGACCACTGTCATGAATGCAAAACTGAAACTTTACGGCAGTTATGCGTCTTTGAGAGTGTATGTACTATGAAAGGTATGCAACAATAACACTCTTTTTCGTACTTATAAAGCTTAGATCATAGTTAAATGGCCGTGTAT
It includes:
- a CDS encoding uncharacterized protein (MEROPS:MER0002197), yielding MASARFLVCRSAVMAGASRPLLAGASRAMARVVARQHWQKQDIYRGMASSAGGRSNGVNSSLAEQEQRANNELANARTQAGFYRSLLRANYPHIVVSRYETPGIATNNECARMYVEALVKTGDRRKAEGVARTYGIDVGGLGVGVGGGVGGAGMRDGGVSGAGMHNSGEISGAGIRGAGIFGSREEPLHVVVTESPWMVFSRWVKWLVPVGLLTYGAYVGFNFLVDNGSIIKNSSVEDKAVEVTESDVRFSDCCGVDEAKAELQEVVEFLKDPGKFTSLGAQLPKGVLLSGPPGTGKTLLARATAGEAGVPFFFMSGSEFDELYVGVGAKRVRELFAKARARAPAIIFIDELDAIGGKRKARDQAYAKQTLNQLLVELDGFSQTQGIVVIGATNFPESLDRALTRPGRFDKIVTVDLPDVRGRTAILRHHLRNIACAGDVDASVIARGTTGLSGAGLKNLVNTAALYASQENAASVRMAHLEWAKDKVLMGGERKSMVMTEETRRNTAYHEAGHAIVALYTEGATPLYKATILPRGRALGVTFQLPEMDKLDITRRECLARLDVCMGGKIAEEMLYGAANVTSGCSSDLASATATARAMVTSYGMCEAVGPVRLSDKWESWSPKLRDLADQETRKLLVDAEQRTRKLLHDRRVELKRLAEGLLQYETLTRDEIAALVAGRPISKVKTTSNTVIKSRGTRPEYDVVSGAKSLGVAAASRS